CGGGGTCCTCTCCGACGGACTGAGTCGCCTGGCGGAGGCGCTGCGTGCGGTCGGCGAGGTCGTGATCTGCGCACCCTCGCGGCAGCAAAGTGCCGTCAGCCACGGGATCAGCCTGCACGAGCCCTTGCGGGTGCGGACGCTCGGTCCGCAGCGCTACGCCGTCACCGGTACGCCGGCCGACGCCGTATTCCTCGCGCTTTGCGAAATCTGCCCGCGGCGGCCTGACCTCGTGGTCTCGGGGATCAACCACGGCACCAACCTCGGCACCGACGTCTTCTACTCCGGCACCGTCGCGGCCGCGGTCGAGGCCGCACTGCGCGGAATCCCGGCGCTCGCGATCTCGCTCCAGCTCCCTTCGATCCCGGACGTCTCACCGCAGGACAGCGAGGAGTGGCAGAAGGCCAATCCCTGGGACCCGCTCGAACACCTCAGCCCGGCCCTCGACGGGTTGCTGAGGGAGACCGCCGAATTCGCCGCCGGGCTGGCCCGCGCAGTGCTCGCGCGGCCGCTGCCCCCGCGGGTCGTGCTCAACGTCAATGCGCCGAATCGCCCGAGCCGTGCGTTCTATCTCACGCACCTCGGCCAGCGCATGTACCGCGGCTGCGTCGAGCGCCGCGTCGACCCGCGCGGGGCGCCCTATTACTGGCTCGGCAACACCTTGGAGGACGCGCCTGATCCGGTCGGTAGCGACAGCTGGGCGCTCGCCGCCGGCTGCTACTCGGTCACGCCGGTGCGGCTCGATTGGAACATGACGCCCGCCTTCGGCTGGGGCGCCGAGGTGCCGGGCTTCACTCGCCTGCTCAGCTCCGCGGCGGGCGGAGCGGGGGGGCAGGGGTCCTGAGCGAATGACTGCTCGGGGAGCGCCGGCAGACGACACCGAGCGCTTTGCCGACCGCCGCGCCGCGATGGTCGAGGACCAGGTCGAAGCGCGCGGCGTGCGCGACCTCGCCGTCTTGGACGCCCTGCGTCGCGTGCCGCGCCACCTCTTCGTCGACGCCGCCGACGTCGACCAAGCCTATGACGACCACCCGCTCTCGATCGGCCTCGGGCAGACCATTTCGCAACCCTACATGGTGGCGCGCATGGTCGAGCTCTGCGCGCTCCGCGCCGACGACCGCGTGCTCGACGTCGGCGCGGGCAGCGGCTATCAGGCCGCGGTGCTCGCGCGTTGCTGCGCCTGGGTCTATTCGCTCGAGTTGCTTGGCCCGCTGGCGCGCCGCGCCCAGCTCGCCCTCCAACGCGCGGCGGTGGCGAACGTCACCGTCATCGAGGCCGACGGATCGCTCGGGTTTCCGCCAGCAGCGCCCTACGATGCGATCATCGTCGGCGCTGGCGCGCCGGCCGTCCCGCCGCCGCTGCTCGCGCAGCTGCGCTGCGGCGGCCGCTTGGTGATTCCAGTGGGCGCCGGTCGAGGTCTGCAGTCACTGCAGATCCACCAGCGCAGGACCGAGGGCGTCAGTTGGCGCGAGGACACCGCTTGCCGCTTCGTCGATCTGCGCGGACTTCACGGTTGGCACGACCGCGAGGACTAGCGTCGCCCGCCGCCGCCACGGTGCTGCTGGCAGGGCTCAGCGCGCTGGGCGCCTGTCGGCTGCAGCCTCGGCCTGCGCCTCGGCCTCTCCCTCGGACCTCGCCGAGCAGCCCAGGGCCTCTGCGCGGCACCTGGTATACCGTGCAAGGCGGCGAACGCCTGCGGGCGATCGCGGCGCGCCTGCGTGTGCCCCTCGACGATCTCGAGGAGCTCAACGGTGTTTCCGCCGCCGACCCGCTCACGCCCGGACAACGCCTCTTCGTTCCGGCGCCCGCGCACGCCTCCTCCAGCCCGCGCGCGCGAGCGACCCCGCCAGCACCAACCACGCTGCCCATCACGCTCGCCTGGCCGCTCCAGGGCGGCCGTCTCACCTCGGGTTTTGGCCTGCGCGAGGGGCGCGTCCACGAGGGGATCGACCTGGCCGCCCCCGCAGGCACCCCTGTGCTGGCTGCGGCGCCCGGCCTGGTGATCTACGTCGGCTCCGGCCTGCGCGGCTACGGCAACCTGATCCTGTTGCGCCATCGGGGCGGCATGGTCACCGTCTACGCCCACAATCGCCGCAATCACGTGCGCCAGGGCCAGCAGGTGCGCAGTGGCGAGGTGATCGCCGAGGTCGGTCGCAGCGGCCGCGCCAGCGCCAACCACCTGCACTTCGAGCTACGGCGCGGCGAGGAGCCGATCGATCCCGCGCCCCATCTGCCGCAGCGCTGACCCCAGCGACGCCCGGAAGGGCTAGGGTGGGGAAGGGCTGCGGAGCGGGGCTAGGGGCAGGCGGGGCCGCAATCGTTGCTGTTCCTGCAGCTCTCGCCGGCGGCGATCCAGCACTTGCCATCGCCGACGGTGAAGGTGGGTGAGCAGGTGCGGTTGGGGTCGCAGTCCGCGGGGCTGTTGGTGGTGTCCTCGAGCAGCGGGTCGCAGACGCAGTCGCCGATCACCGGCGTGCAGTCGGCGGCGCAGCTATTGTTGAGCTTCTCGCCGAACTCGCAGATGCCGTTGCCGCAGATCAGCACCTCGGTGCCTGGCCGAACGATCTGGCCGGCGAATAGGCCGTTTCCGAGCTTGCCCTGGTCCGCCCATCCCCAGCAGCGAAGGCGTCCATCGGTCAACCGCGCGCAGGCTAAGTAGCCGGTCGAAGGCACGATTTGCGCGACCGGGGGCAGGTCCACGACCTGCGTGAAGACGCGCGGCGCGGAATTGCTCGTGCACCAGAGGGTGCCGTCCGTCTTGAGCGCACAGGTTTGGTCTGAACCGACCGCAATGTCCGCTACCTGTGTGAGCCCACTCGGCTGTACGGGCGCCTCACGATCGGCAGTTGTGCCATCACCAAGCGTGCCGAATTGGTTTTCCCCCCAGCACCACGCGGTGCCGTCCGTCTTGATTGCGCAGGTGTGGCTCGCCGAAAGGCTCGCGGCAAGCTTCACGACGCTGCTCAGTCCGGTGACCTGGACAGGCGCCAGGCGCGTCGTTACGGTGCGAACCCCGTCGCCGACCGAATAACCCCAATTGCCCCCAAGGCACCAGACGGTGCCGTCGGTTCGTCGGGCGCAGGTATGCCCGTAGCCGATCACCACCTCGGCGACCTGGGTCAAACCGCTGACCGCCACCGGCGTGAGACTGGGGCTGAGGGTGGTGCTTCCGCTGCAACTCGGGCAGCGAGGGTCAAAGCCCCAGCATTTCACCGCTCCCGTGTTGAGCACGGCGCAAGTGGAGGTGCCCCCGGCCACGATCCCGGTGACCCCGGTCAGGCCACTGACGACCACCGGCGCGCGTCGGTCCGTCGTCGTGCCGTCGCCGAGCTGGCCGGAGCTGTTCTGGCCCCAACAGCGCACTGTGGCATCCGCGTAGCGGGCACAGGTGTGGCTCCCCCCGAGTGCGAGCTCAATGGGGGTGCCTACTGCCGACACGAGCACCGGCGTGGAGCGGCTGACGGTGGTGCCGTCGCCGAGCTGGCCGAAGCTGTTGGCGCCCCAACAGCGCCATCGGCCGTCGCTCGCTTGTCGATAACACGCGTGGGAGGAGACCGTTCTCGGCAAGGAAAGGGCGGGACAGTCCGCAGGACAGCTCGCAGGCGTTTCCGCTTCGGAGCACTTGCCGTCGCCGCAGCTTGTCGAGCGGCAGTCGCCGGGGCTGAGTTGCTGGGTCTCGTTGGCCGAACATACGCCGTCGTCCTTGTCGCACCGGATCACCTTGGCCACGACGGGGACCTTGCGGTTCGTGCTGGCTGCGTCGCCGACGAAGCCATTGTAGTTCCAGCCCCAGCAACGCAGCAGGCCGTCGGCGGAGCGCGCGCAGCTCGTCCCGGCATCGCCCACCGCGAGATCGGTGGCGTTGGTCAGACCGCTGACCGTGACGGGCACGAGCCGATTGGTGGTGCTGTTGTCACCGAGCTGGCCAACGACGTTGTAGCCCCAACAGCGCACGGTCCCATCCGCGAGCCGCGCGCAGGTGTGGCCGTCCGCCGCAGCAACCTGCTTGGCGTTGGTGATGCCGCTGACCACCACCGGCAGGGTCCCGCCCACCGTCGTGCCGTCGCCGAGCTGACCGTACCAAGGGCTGCCCCAGGTGCGCACGGTGCCATCCGCCAGCACTGCAGCGCCTGCACCGCCACCGACCGCGAGCCCCGTGGCATTGGTGATCCCGTTGACGGCCACCGGCGTGAGGCGGCGAAGGGTCGTGCCGTCGCCGAGCGCGCCGCCAGTGCCCCAACAGCGCACGCTCCCATCGGCGAGCCGCGCACAGCCATGGCCCGAGTACTGCCCGCCTGCCCCAACCTCGACCACGCCGTTCAGGCCGGCGACCGCGACGGGACTGAGGCTGTAGTCGCTCGCCGATCCGTCGCCGAGCGCCCCACGCGTACTGACGTAGCCCCAGCAGCGGACCGTGCCGTCGTTGAGCCGCGCGCAGGCGTGGTCTTCCCCCACCGCGACCTGGGCAACATTTTCCAGGCCGCTGACCGGCGCGGCGGGAAGCCTTTCGAAGCTTCCGCTGTTGATGGTGCCCCGACCGAGCTGCCCAGCCCAGTTCACGCCCCAGCACC
The Pseudomonadota bacterium DNA segment above includes these coding regions:
- the surE gene encoding 5'/3'-nucleotidase SurE → MTQQTRPLILVTNDDGVLSDGLSRLAEALRAVGEVVICAPSRQQSAVSHGISLHEPLRVRTLGPQRYAVTGTPADAVFLALCEICPRRPDLVVSGINHGTNLGTDVFYSGTVAAAVEAALRGIPALAISLQLPSIPDVSPQDSEEWQKANPWDPLEHLSPALDGLLRETAEFAAGLARAVLARPLPPRVVLNVNAPNRPSRAFYLTHLGQRMYRGCVERRVDPRGAPYYWLGNTLEDAPDPVGSDSWALAAGCYSVTPVRLDWNMTPAFGWGAEVPGFTRLLSSAAGGAGGQGS
- a CDS encoding protein-L-isoaspartate(D-aspartate) O-methyltransferase; translated protein: MTARGAPADDTERFADRRAAMVEDQVEARGVRDLAVLDALRRVPRHLFVDAADVDQAYDDHPLSIGLGQTISQPYMVARMVELCALRADDRVLDVGAGSGYQAAVLARCCAWVYSLELLGPLARRAQLALQRAAVANVTVIEADGSLGFPPAAPYDAIIVGAGAPAVPPPLLAQLRCGGRLVIPVGAGRGLQSLQIHQRRTEGVSWREDTACRFVDLRGLHGWHDRED
- a CDS encoding peptidoglycan DD-metalloendopeptidase family protein, with protein sequence MQGGERLRAIAARLRVPLDDLEELNGVSAADPLTPGQRLFVPAPAHASSSPRARATPPAPTTLPITLAWPLQGGRLTSGFGLREGRVHEGIDLAAPAGTPVLAAAPGLVIYVGSGLRGYGNLILLRHRGGMVTVYAHNRRNHVRQGQQVRSGEVIAEVGRSGRASANHLHFELRRGEEPIDPAPHLPQR